The following proteins are co-located in the bacterium BMS3Abin02 genome:
- a CDS encoding anion-transporting ATPase: MSTRIVLITGGGGVGKTTLSAGLALEAARRGYRTLVVTIDPARRLATALGLDDLGADPTPLAEEPLLWGAMLDAARSWNEIAQHYAPPEVAPRLTANPFFEAATQHFPASQAFAAAEEMTLCAQSERWDVIVVDTPPAAGGIEFFTSPARMRDLIGGRLLKWLTGGSLPGRKLFYRFTARPALRIADSALGSELLEAVADFLLDLRAAYDGIARRSKEIERRLRTAHTVVVTTADPAPIAEAARFFELESGPPEFVVFNRTLPEAWYGAESPVSGPIAENLHRWGTEAHRQAAVRHRFSARWHVHPATIPWQSSAPTDLERLGAMIDSAEGLDLDLLLGPAQ; encoded by the coding sequence GTGAGTACTCGCATCGTGCTGATCACCGGCGGCGGCGGTGTCGGCAAGACGACCCTCTCCGCCGGGTTGGCGCTCGAGGCGGCCCGGCGTGGTTATCGCACGCTCGTTGTCACCATCGATCCTGCCAGGCGGCTGGCAACGGCACTCGGACTCGACGATCTCGGTGCGGATCCCACTCCATTGGCCGAAGAGCCGCTGCTCTGGGGGGCGATGCTCGACGCCGCCCGGTCCTGGAATGAGATCGCCCAACACTACGCACCGCCGGAAGTTGCACCAAGGCTGACCGCAAACCCGTTCTTCGAGGCCGCCACACAGCATTTCCCGGCGTCTCAGGCCTTTGCGGCCGCCGAGGAAATGACCCTGTGTGCCCAAAGCGAGCGATGGGATGTGATCGTCGTGGATACCCCGCCTGCGGCCGGCGGTATCGAGTTCTTCACCTCTCCGGCCAGGATGCGCGATCTCATCGGTGGCCGCCTGCTCAAGTGGCTGACCGGCGGCTCGCTGCCGGGACGCAAACTCTTCTACCGGTTCACCGCTCGCCCTGCCCTCCGGATCGCGGATTCCGCGCTCGGCTCCGAACTCCTCGAAGCGGTGGCCGACTTCCTGCTCGATCTTCGTGCCGCGTACGACGGCATCGCCAGAAGAAGCAAGGAGATCGAACGGCGGCTTCGTACCGCGCACACGGTGGTGGTCACCACCGCCGATCCGGCGCCCATTGCCGAAGCTGCCCGATTCTTCGAACTCGAATCAGGACCGCCGGAGTTCGTCGTCTTCAACCGCACATTGCCCGAAGCCTGGTACGGAGCCGAGTCTCCCGTCTCCGGGCCCATCGCCGAGAACCTTCACCGCTGGGGAACCGAGGCGCACCGCCAAGCCGCGGTCCGTCATCGGTTCTCTGCTCGATGGCACGTCCATCCGGCGACGATCCCCTGGCAGTCGAGCGCGCCGACGGATCTGGAGCGCCTCGGTGCGATGATCGACTCGGCAGAAGGTTTGGACTTGGATCTATTGCTCGGTCCGGCGCAGTAG
- the eamA gene encoding putative amino-acid metabolite efflux pump, with protein MRRPLIAYFALAVAAVLFGVTFVVIKQAVVILPPMAFVGWRFLIGALALLVLAFPRRLAIWRDGLLSGALLFAGFALQTEGLARTSASNSGLITGLYVVFTPLLAAIVGRSKLSGWALSGTGVAFVGLALLTLQQGVLLSTGDLLTVGCAVAFAAHIVVLSRIVARHPVVPFTAVQLLVTAGLALAVSYVREGLPLPSMDVLPALITTGLAVSAGAFLLQVWSQTVVGPTRTAVMLSLEPAVAAFSAAWILQERLSARGWTGAGLILTGIYLVLARAKETDALPAAEAVTPAH; from the coding sequence ATGCGTCGCCCTCTCATTGCCTACTTCGCACTTGCAGTCGCTGCGGTGCTCTTCGGAGTGACCTTCGTCGTGATCAAACAGGCAGTGGTCATCCTCCCGCCGATGGCGTTCGTCGGATGGCGTTTCCTGATCGGCGCCCTGGCGTTGCTCGTCTTGGCGTTCCCGCGACGCCTCGCTATCTGGCGCGACGGCCTGCTCAGCGGGGCTCTCCTGTTCGCGGGCTTCGCGCTTCAGACCGAAGGACTCGCGCGAACGAGCGCCTCGAACTCCGGTCTGATCACCGGCCTGTACGTCGTCTTCACGCCGCTCCTCGCTGCCATCGTTGGACGTTCGAAGCTGTCGGGCTGGGCGCTGAGCGGAACCGGCGTCGCCTTCGTCGGCCTTGCACTGCTGACCCTTCAGCAGGGGGTCTTGCTCTCGACCGGAGATCTGCTGACCGTCGGATGCGCCGTCGCCTTCGCAGCCCACATCGTCGTGTTGTCGCGAATCGTGGCCCGCCACCCTGTGGTTCCTTTCACAGCCGTCCAGTTGCTGGTCACGGCCGGATTGGCGCTGGCCGTCTCATACGTTCGCGAAGGACTCCCGTTGCCGAGCATGGATGTCCTGCCGGCGCTCATCACAACCGGTCTCGCCGTCAGCGCAGGGGCGTTCCTCCTCCAGGTCTGGTCACAGACGGTCGTCGGCCCAACCCGGACGGCCGTGATGCTGTCGCTCGAACCCGCCGTTGCCGCATTCTCCGCTGCGTGGATCCTCCAGGAACGTCTCAGCGCACGAGGATGGACGGGTGCCGGGTTGATCCTCACGGGCATCTACCTGGTGCTGGCACGCGCCAAGGAGACGGACGCGCTCCCGGCTGCGGAAGCGGTCACACCTGCTCATTGA
- the pdg gene encoding ultraviolet N-glycosylase/AP lyase, translating to MPDVIDSERSLGILDRLERRYPEVRIALEYRDPWQLLVSTVLSAQTTDDNVNKVVPELFATFPTPEDLAAADPEEVERIVFTTGFYRQKTRAIIGLSQVLVDRFGGAVPDDLDKLVELPGVGRKTASVVLAEAFGRPAIAVDTHVKRLSNRLGFTTHKDPNKIEQDLKRLFPESAWRGLSLRLIQFGRDVCTARKPHCGECELADLCPFPDKSFE from the coding sequence ATGCCAGACGTGATCGACAGCGAACGTTCCCTCGGGATTCTCGATCGGCTCGAACGAAGATATCCGGAGGTCCGAATCGCCCTCGAGTATCGGGATCCCTGGCAGTTGCTCGTGTCGACGGTCCTCTCGGCACAGACCACCGACGACAACGTGAACAAGGTGGTTCCGGAGCTCTTTGCCACCTTCCCGACTCCCGAGGACCTGGCCGCCGCAGACCCGGAGGAAGTCGAAAGGATCGTGTTCACGACGGGTTTCTACCGACAGAAGACAAGAGCGATCATCGGGCTGTCCCAGGTGCTCGTCGACCGCTTCGGCGGCGCGGTGCCCGACGATCTCGACAAGCTCGTCGAACTGCCCGGCGTCGGTCGCAAGACCGCCAGCGTCGTTCTGGCCGAGGCGTTCGGCCGTCCCGCGATCGCCGTGGATACGCACGTCAAGCGCCTCTCCAACCGGCTCGGCTTCACGACGCACAAGGATCCGAACAAGATCGAGCAAGACCTCAAGAGGCTGTTTCCAGAGTCGGCTTGGCGAGGGCTCTCGTTGCGACTGATCCAGTTCGGACGTGACGTGTGTACGGCGAGAAAGCCGCACTGTGGCGAATGCGAACTGGCCGATTTGTGTCCGTTCCCGGACAAGAGCTTCGAGTAG
- the arsA_2 gene encoding arsenical pump-driving ATPase → MLDKRLLIITGKGGVGRSAVSAALALRSAYDGKRVLAVAMTDGVGLAAHLGVDRLDYTPTRIRPGLEAMAIRRPAALNEYLRVQLGVPRVAQLGPIARAFDAVASTAPGIREVITIGKVLYEARSGPWDLVVADGPPTGQIGSHLRAPVTVARLVGTGRVLDQTEWMAHLLADDTATGLVVVTIPEELPVTETLQSLEDVREEGLVTTTPVVVNRTLPALGAESDDVDRLDDGPAKEAALLHTALYEEQQRWLRDLPDGPQIPYLFGLHTPPEVAARIADLWRLL, encoded by the coding sequence GTGCTCGACAAGCGATTGCTCATCATCACCGGCAAGGGTGGTGTCGGCCGATCCGCCGTTAGTGCCGCCCTCGCACTTCGTTCCGCATACGATGGGAAGAGGGTGCTCGCAGTCGCGATGACCGACGGCGTCGGCCTGGCGGCCCATTTGGGAGTCGACAGGCTCGACTACACGCCGACCCGCATCCGGCCAGGCCTCGAAGCCATGGCGATCCGCCGGCCTGCTGCGCTCAACGAGTATCTCCGGGTTCAACTCGGCGTGCCAAGAGTCGCTCAGCTAGGCCCGATTGCGAGGGCGTTCGATGCCGTTGCGTCAACGGCACCTGGCATTCGGGAGGTCATCACCATCGGGAAGGTCCTCTACGAGGCCAGAAGTGGCCCGTGGGACCTCGTCGTGGCGGACGGCCCTCCAACCGGCCAGATCGGCTCGCACCTGAGGGCCCCGGTGACCGTCGCCAGGCTCGTCGGGACCGGCCGGGTCCTCGACCAAACGGAATGGATGGCTCACTTGCTGGCGGACGACACGGCGACAGGTCTTGTCGTCGTAACGATCCCCGAGGAGCTCCCCGTCACCGAAACTCTCCAAAGCCTCGAGGATGTGCGCGAGGAGGGATTGGTCACCACGACCCCTGTCGTGGTGAATCGGACTCTGCCGGCTCTCGGTGCCGAGTCGGATGACGTCGATCGTCTCGACGATGGGCCCGCGAAGGAGGCTGCACTGCTCCACACGGCCCTGTATGAAGAACAGCAGCGGTGGCTCCGGGATCTGCCGGATGGGCCACAGATCCCGTATCTGTTCGGATTGCACACACCACCCGAAGTTGCGGCGCGGATCGCGGACCTGTGGAGGCTCCTGTGA
- a CDS encoding FAD-dependent thymidylate synthase, which produces MSQGTRVPASRRPPGTIRSVEFYQEPFTAEEISVLSPFFSNVDRPVFALINLPEVVKGALFARYSRSSKSLRRLFLDEFLADAETGIATIAQRIGGDDPLYSLRRAQRLYDRIFFEFGDDSVAQLGGAHIACEQASNLLTKVLERGRLAAYLEQSTRYIYYDTKLGNRYRHMTPPEIAASDHAAAYRRIMDLLFDTYSQVVRRMTDIYARRFPRQNDPERVWKATIRAKACDTARGLLPASTLSNVGIYASGQAYEMALMRMQAHPLTEVREYGDMMLDELRTVIPSFLRRVDVKDRGVAWSRYLTETEAAVRSIANDLGATPDPQPLVTLTDWDPDAEVKLVAAALYPSSNLPDVQLFRIASAMSADERATVITAMVGDRRNRRHRPGRAMERPMYRFDVLCDYGAFRDLQRHRMLTIDWQELTTAHGQDVPDDLADAGLEDSWNRAMTEAATLHDTLEHSAGSTVAQYVVPFGFNIRFVMEMNAREAFHLLELRSQPAGHPRYRKVVQEMHRQIGDVAGHHSIADAMRYVDYSEPDLERLEGERRAERRRSAAP; this is translated from the coding sequence ATGTCACAGGGAACAAGGGTACCCGCCTCCCGGCGCCCTCCCGGTACAATCCGATCGGTGGAGTTCTATCAGGAACCGTTTACCGCTGAAGAAATCAGCGTCCTCTCCCCGTTCTTCAGCAACGTGGACCGCCCTGTCTTTGCCCTGATCAACCTCCCCGAGGTGGTCAAAGGCGCCCTGTTCGCCCGCTACAGCCGTAGCTCCAAGTCGCTGCGGCGTCTCTTCCTCGACGAGTTCCTGGCGGATGCCGAGACCGGCATCGCGACGATCGCACAACGCATCGGCGGCGACGATCCCCTCTACAGCCTTCGCAGAGCGCAACGACTCTACGATCGAATCTTCTTCGAGTTCGGCGATGACTCGGTCGCCCAGCTCGGAGGAGCACATATCGCCTGTGAGCAGGCATCGAACCTGCTCACGAAGGTGCTCGAACGTGGCCGGCTGGCCGCATATCTCGAACAGAGCACCCGCTACATCTACTACGACACGAAACTCGGCAACCGGTACCGGCACATGACGCCACCCGAAATCGCCGCTTCGGACCATGCCGCGGCCTACCGCCGGATCATGGACCTCCTCTTCGACACCTACTCACAGGTCGTGCGCAGAATGACCGACATCTATGCGCGGCGTTTTCCCCGGCAAAACGACCCGGAGAGGGTGTGGAAGGCGACGATCAGGGCGAAGGCATGCGACACGGCGAGAGGGCTCCTCCCGGCGTCCACCCTGTCCAACGTCGGGATCTACGCGTCGGGTCAGGCATATGAGATGGCGCTCATGCGCATGCAGGCGCATCCCCTCACCGAGGTCCGCGAGTACGGGGACATGATGCTCGACGAGTTGCGCACCGTCATCCCATCGTTCTTGCGACGCGTCGATGTGAAGGACCGGGGCGTGGCGTGGAGCAGGTACCTGACCGAGACCGAGGCCGCGGTTCGCTCCATCGCGAATGACCTCGGCGCCACACCCGACCCCCAGCCGCTGGTGACGCTCACCGACTGGGATCCCGACGCCGAGGTGAAACTGGTGGCCGCGGCCCTGTACCCCTCATCGAACCTGCCTGACGTCCAGCTGTTCCGGATCGCCAGTGCCATGTCCGCAGACGAGCGCGCCACGGTGATCACGGCCATGGTCGGTGACCGCAGAAACAGACGGCATCGGCCGGGGCGGGCAATGGAACGTCCCATGTACCGCTTCGATGTGTTGTGTGACTACGGGGCGTTTCGTGACCTACAGCGACATCGCATGTTGACCATCGACTGGCAGGAGTTGACGACGGCCCACGGCCAGGATGTGCCTGACGATCTGGCCGATGCCGGCCTCGAGGATTCATGGAACCGGGCGATGACCGAGGCGGCGACACTCCACGACACCCTGGAGCATTCTGCGGGTTCGACGGTCGCCCAGTATGTCGTGCCCTTTGGCTTCAACATCCGCTTCGTCATGGAGATGAACGCACGAGAGGCATTCCACCTGCTCGAGTTGCGGAGCCAACCTGCCGGTCACCCGAGATACCGCAAGGTGGTCCAGGAGATGCATCGCCAGATCGGTGACGTCGCGGGACATCATTCGATCGCCGATGCCATGCGCTACGTCGACTACTCAGAACCCGATCTGGAACGCCTCGAGGGTGAACGTCGCGCCGAACGAAGGAGGAGCGCCGCTCCCTGA